A genomic segment from Kallotenue papyrolyticum encodes:
- a CDS encoding PQQ-dependent sugar dehydrogenase, with the protein MRARIWVVLALLLLAGLPLALRGQSGAGLRGYLPWIANATDEAARRLRTPPGFRITTFAEGLSGRPRQMAVGPDGQLYVALMSSGQIARLPDRNRDGRSEQMEIVARDLSLPHSLEWHAGWWYVAEGDRVERLRDADGDGTLETRVLVTDNIPAPVGHSSRTLHIGPDGKLYVSAGSSCNICVEDDPRRAAILRFNLDGSLPTDNPFASDPRPQRRAVWAEGLRNSVDFLWLPDGRLWANHNGSDGLGDDLPPEEIVIEVRPGQHYGWPFCYTPTLGVTPAGTREVRDERITPPTADFCAQVSPARFTDLAHSAPLGMSLAAGSSFPAAYADDLYVAYHGSWNTDNPANYRDCKVQRIELEAGRPVRSVDFVTGWRAPGQKCGQAWGRPADVLFGADGAMYISDDHGGRIYRVVAVGP; encoded by the coding sequence ATGCGCGCGCGTATATGGGTGGTGCTGGCGCTGCTGCTGCTGGCCGGGCTGCCGCTGGCCCTGCGGGGGCAGAGCGGAGCCGGCCTGCGCGGCTACCTGCCGTGGATCGCCAACGCAACCGATGAGGCTGCCCGGCGGCTGCGGACGCCGCCGGGCTTTCGGATCACGACCTTTGCCGAGGGATTGAGTGGCCGTCCGCGCCAGATGGCGGTCGGGCCCGACGGCCAGCTCTACGTGGCGCTGATGAGCAGCGGGCAGATCGCCCGCCTGCCGGATCGTAACCGCGATGGTCGCAGCGAGCAGATGGAGATCGTTGCGCGCGACCTCTCCCTGCCGCACAGCCTGGAGTGGCACGCCGGCTGGTGGTATGTGGCTGAGGGCGATCGCGTCGAGCGGCTGCGCGATGCCGATGGCGACGGCACCCTGGAAACGCGCGTGCTGGTGACCGACAACATTCCTGCGCCGGTTGGGCATAGCTCGCGCACGCTGCATATTGGCCCCGATGGCAAGCTCTATGTCAGCGCCGGTTCGAGCTGCAACATCTGCGTCGAGGACGATCCCCGCCGCGCGGCGATATTGCGCTTCAACCTGGATGGTTCGCTGCCCACCGATAATCCTTTTGCCAGCGATCCGCGTCCGCAACGGCGCGCGGTATGGGCTGAAGGCCTGCGCAACAGCGTCGATTTTCTGTGGTTGCCCGATGGCCGGCTGTGGGCCAATCACAACGGCAGTGATGGGCTGGGCGACGATCTGCCGCCGGAAGAGATCGTGATCGAGGTCAGGCCTGGCCAGCACTACGGCTGGCCCTTCTGCTATACGCCGACGCTGGGCGTGACTCCCGCCGGGACGCGTGAGGTACGCGATGAACGCATCACGCCGCCGACGGCAGACTTCTGCGCCCAGGTGTCGCCGGCGCGCTTCACCGACCTGGCGCACAGCGCGCCACTGGGCATGAGTCTGGCAGCGGGCAGCAGCTTTCCCGCCGCCTACGCCGATGATCTGTATGTAGCCTATCACGGCTCGTGGAATACCGATAATCCGGCCAACTACCGTGATTGCAAGGTACAGCGCATCGAGCTCGAAGCTGGCCGGCCCGTGCGCAGCGTTGATTTCGTGACCGGCTGGCGCGCGCCCGGCCAGAAGTGCGGCCAGGCCTGGGGTCGCCCCGCTGATGTGCTCTTCGGCGCCGATGGCGCGATGTATATTTCAGATGACCACGGCGGCCGGATCTATCGCGTGGTCGCCGTCGGTCCGTGA